Below is a genomic region from Mesorhizobium sp..
ACCATGGAAGAGGAACTGTCGGCGCTGGAGAAGGGGCTCGGCAAGCCGGTGCGCCCCGTGGTCGCCATCGTCGGCGGCGCCAAGGTCTCGACCAAGATCGACCTGCTTATGAACCTCGTCAGCAAGGTCGACGCGCTGGTGATCGGCGGCGGCATGGCCAATACCTTTCTCGCCGCGCGCGGCACCGACGTCGGCAAATCCCTGTGCGAGCACGACCTGGCGGCGACCGCCAAGCAGATCATGATCGAGGCGGCCACCGCCGGCTGCGCCATCGTGCTGCCGGTCGACGGGGTGGTGGCGCGCGAGTTCAAGGCGGGTGCGGCCAACGAGGTGGTGGACGTTGGCGCCGTGCCTGCCGACGCGATGATCCTCGACGTCGGGCCGAGGACCGTCAAGACGGTGACCGACTGGATCGACCGCGCCGCGACGCTGGTCTGGAACGGTCCGCTCGGCGCCTTCGAGATCGAGCCCTTCGACGCCGCGACCGTCGCGGCGGCGAAGCACGCGGCGGCCCGCACGAAGGCCGGCAAGCTGGTCTCCGTCGCAGGCGGCGGCGACACGGTCGCGGCGCTCAACCATGCCGGCGCGGGGGACGACTTTACCTACATCTCCACCGCCGGTGGCGCCTTCCTCGAATGGATGGAAGGCAAGGCGCTGCCGGGCGTCGAAGCGCTGAAGTCGTAGGTCCGCCACAGATCGTCACGGGGCCGGCCCTTTCAATCGATTGAGCCGGTCGCGCGCCATTCCGTCTCGTCTTGAGTTCTGCTAAGCGCGCGCAAACTCACGGAAATCGGTCGAATGACGGAGACAGGAATGAACAAGGAAATGGCCGCGCAGGCCGCGAACAAGGACGGTTTCATCGCAGCGCTCGACCAGTCGGGGGGCTCGACGCCGAAGGCGCTCAGGCTCTACGGCATCGCCGAAGGCTCTTGGTCGAACGACGCGGAAATGTTCGACCTCATCCATCAGATGCGCGCGCGGATCATCAAGTCGCCTGCCTTCACCGGCGACAAGGTGATGGGTGCGATCCTGTTCGAGCAGACCATGGACCGCGACATCGACGGCACGCCGACCGCGCAGTATCTCTGGGAGAAGCGCGGCGTGGTGCCTTTCCTGAAGATCGACAAGGGTCTCGCCCCAGCGGCCGACGGCGTCCAGCTGATGAAGCCGATGCCGGACCTCGATGCCCTCCTGAAGCGCGCCGTCGCCAAGGGGATTTTCGGGACGAAGGAGCGTTCGGTGATCGACGCGGCGAACCCGAAGGGCATCGCGGCCATCGTCGCCCAGCAGTTCGAGGTCGCCGGGCAGGTGCTGGCGCATGGCCTGATCCCGATCGTCGAGCCGGAAGTCACGATCTCGATTCCCGACAAGGCTGCGGCCGAGGAGTTGCTGCTGGCGGAGCTGCTCAAGCATCTCGACCGATTGCCGGCCGACCAGCAGGTCATGCTGAAGTTGACGCTGCCGACGAAGGCGAACCTCTACAAGCCGCTGGTCGACCATCCGAAGGTCATGCGCGTGGTGGCGCTGTCCGGCGGCTATTCGCGCGACGAGGCAAATGCGAAGCTGATGCAGAACGACGGCGTCATCGCGTCCTTCTCGCGGGCCCTGACCGAGGGTCTGTCGGCGAAGCAGAGCGATGCCGAGTTCAATGCCGTGCTGGCTTCGGCGATCGACAGCATTTTCGAGGCGTCGCGGGCGCGCTGAGGGCCGGCGTGAGGCCAAAGGCCTCGGCGAGACCGATCTGATTTTCCCGTCGCCTTGTGTCGGGGAACAATGCTAAGGGGGCCGCGCGGCCCCCTTACTGCTACATAGATCCTCGCCCATGCCCACCGCCCAGACTGCCGACCTTGACGCCGACATCGTCGTGATCGGCGCCGGCATCGTCGGCATCTGCGCGGCGACGTTCCTCGCCGAAGCCGGCAAGCGGGTGCTCGTCGTCGACCGCACCGGCATCTGCGAGGAGACGAGTTCGGGCAATGCCAGCGCCTTCGCCTTCTCGGACGTTCTGCCGCTCGCCCACAAGGGCATGATGAAGAACCTGCCGAAGTGGCTCGCCGACCCGCTCGGGCCGCTGGCGATCCGCCCGTCCTATATGCCGCAACTGCTACCCTGGCTCTACCGGTTCTGGCGGGCCGGACGCACCGGATACGAGGCGGCGCTGTCGGCGCAGGCCGGCCTGATGCGGCTGGCGGAGGCCGACTGGCTGGCACTGCTCGACCGCTCCGGCACGCGGCCGATGCTGCGCGAGGACGGGTCGCTCGAACTCTACGAGAGCGAGGCCGAGTTTCGCGCCGCTCTGCCGGGCTGGGCCGCCCGCGAGAGGCACGGCATCGGCTTCCGCCATGTCGAGGGCGACGAAATCGCCTCGCTCCAGCCGGGTCTGTCGCGGCAGTTCGTCAAGGGAACCTTCGTGCCCGGCTGGAAGACGGCCGACGATCCGATGCTGCTCGGCAAGGCGGTCTGGGCCCATGCGGAGGCCAAGGGGGCGCGGTTCGTTCATGCTACGGTCAGGGATGTGGCCGGTTCGCCGCAGCACATCGTTCTCGATCTCGCCGATGGACGCAGGATCGCCGCGCCGAAACTGCTGATCGCCGCCGGCGCCTGGTCGCATCTGTGGGCGCGGCGCTTCGGCGACCGGATTCCGCTCGAGACCGAGCGCGGATACAATACGACGCTTCCCGCCGACGCCTTCGACGTGAAGCGGCAGCTGATCTTCTCCGGCCACGGCTTCGTCATCACGCCGCTGTCGACCGGCCTGCGCGTTGGGGGGGCGGTCGAGTTCGGCGGGCTCGAATTGCCGCCCAATTTCGCGCGCTCCAAGGCGATGCTGGAGAAGGCGAAGCGCTTCCTGCCGGGCCTCAAGACCGAAAGCGGACGCGAGTGGATGGGCTATCGCCCGTCCATGCCGGATTCGCTTCCCGTCATCGGCCGCGCGCGCCAGTCGCCCAACGTCTTCTACGCTTTCGGCCACGGCCATCTCGGAAAGACCCAGGCCGCGGCCACCGGCCGGC
It encodes:
- a CDS encoding FAD-binding oxidoreductase — protein: MPTAQTADLDADIVVIGAGIVGICAATFLAEAGKRVLVVDRTGICEETSSGNASAFAFSDVLPLAHKGMMKNLPKWLADPLGPLAIRPSYMPQLLPWLYRFWRAGRTGYEAALSAQAGLMRLAEADWLALLDRSGTRPMLREDGSLELYESEAEFRAALPGWAARERHGIGFRHVEGDEIASLQPGLSRQFVKGTFVPGWKTADDPMLLGKAVWAHAEAKGARFVHATVRDVAGSPQHIVLDLADGRRIAAPKLLIAAGAWSHLWARRFGDRIPLETERGYNTTLPADAFDVKRQLIFSGHGFVITPLSTGLRVGGAVEFGGLELPPNFARSKAMLEKAKRFLPGLKTESGREWMGYRPSMPDSLPVIGRARQSPNVFYAFGHGHLGKTQAAATGRLVRDMVLGQPPAVDLSPFSPQRF
- a CDS encoding phosphoglycerate kinase — translated: MADFKTLDDVGAVKGKRVLVRVDLNVPVQDGEVSDATRIERVAPTILELSDKGAKVVLLAHFGRPKGAPDPAQSLEPIARATASILGRAVAFAGDCIGPAAAGAVAALPDGGILLLENTRFHKGEEKNDPDFAKALAANGDLYVNDAFSAAHRAHASTEGIARLLPAYAGRTMEEELSALEKGLGKPVRPVVAIVGGAKVSTKIDLLMNLVSKVDALVIGGGMANTFLAARGTDVGKSLCEHDLAATAKQIMIEAATAGCAIVLPVDGVVAREFKAGAANEVVDVGAVPADAMILDVGPRTVKTVTDWIDRAATLVWNGPLGAFEIEPFDAATVAAAKHAAARTKAGKLVSVAGGGDTVAALNHAGAGDDFTYISTAGGAFLEWMEGKALPGVEALKS
- a CDS encoding fructose bisphosphate aldolase — protein: MNKEMAAQAANKDGFIAALDQSGGSTPKALRLYGIAEGSWSNDAEMFDLIHQMRARIIKSPAFTGDKVMGAILFEQTMDRDIDGTPTAQYLWEKRGVVPFLKIDKGLAPAADGVQLMKPMPDLDALLKRAVAKGIFGTKERSVIDAANPKGIAAIVAQQFEVAGQVLAHGLIPIVEPEVTISIPDKAAAEELLLAELLKHLDRLPADQQVMLKLTLPTKANLYKPLVDHPKVMRVVALSGGYSRDEANAKLMQNDGVIASFSRALTEGLSAKQSDAEFNAVLASAIDSIFEASRAR